One segment of Tamlana crocina DNA contains the following:
- a CDS encoding 2TM domain-containing protein, with translation MKNHDLEPYNNQASREEQYSREEAYLRAKEKVKKLLGFYWHVASYVIVNLFIIIVIVSNGGTLFSFGTFATAIFWGIGLLFHFLSVFGPDFLFGKNWEERKTKEFMEKEQNKRKFE, from the coding sequence ATGAAAAATCACGATTTAGAACCCTATAACAACCAAGCTTCCCGAGAGGAACAATATTCCAGAGAGGAAGCTTACCTCAGAGCCAAAGAAAAGGTAAAAAAATTACTAGGCTTTTATTGGCATGTTGCCAGTTACGTCATCGTCAACCTATTTATAATTATCGTCATCGTTTCAAACGGCGGAACCCTTTTTAGCTTCGGCACCTTTGCCACGGCTATTTTTTGGGGCATTGGCTTACTGTTTCACTTTTTAAGCGTTTTTGGCCCCGATTTCCTATTCGGAAAAAACTGGGAAGAACGCAAAACAAAAGAATTCATGGAAAAAGAGCAAAACAAACGTAAATTCGAATAA